A single window of Methylobacterium nodulans ORS 2060 DNA harbors:
- a CDS encoding glycoside hydrolase family 108 protein: MAASRFDAALARVLAHEGGWSDHPADPGGPTNLGVTQATLSAWLGRPATRAEVKALTPASVAPLYRARFWDAVHGDALPAGVDLAVFDLAVNSGVRRAAMALQRAVGVADDGRIGPMTLAAAARAPAARTIRRISADRLAFLQRLSTWPSFGRGWGRRVSEVRAAALAMAASAPTAASKPGWRRAIARLSA, translated from the coding sequence ATGGCTGCGTCGCGCTTCGACGCTGCGCTCGCGCGCGTGCTCGCGCACGAGGGCGGCTGGTCCGATCATCCGGCCGACCCGGGCGGGCCCACCAACCTCGGGGTCACGCAAGCGACGCTGTCGGCCTGGCTGGGGCGGCCGGCGACCCGGGCGGAGGTGAAGGCGCTGACGCCCGCCTCGGTGGCGCCGCTGTACCGGGCGCGGTTCTGGGATGCGGTGCACGGCGACGCCCTGCCGGCCGGGGTGGACCTGGCGGTGTTCGACCTTGCGGTGAACAGCGGCGTGAGGCGGGCCGCGATGGCGCTGCAACGCGCCGTGGGCGTGGCGGATGACGGGCGGATCGGCCCGATGACGCTGGCGGCGGCCGCCCGGGCGCCGGCGGCGCGCACGATCCGGCGGATCTCGGCCGACCGGCTCGCCTTCCTGCAGCGGCTGTCCACCTGGCCGAGCTTCGGCCGCGGCTGGGGGCGCCGCGTGAGCGAGGTCAGGGCCGCGGCCCTCGCGATGGCGGCCTCGGCTCCGACCGCCGCCTCCAAGCCCGGGTGGCGGCGCGCGATCGCGCGGCTCTCGGCCTGA
- a CDS encoding DUF2793 domain-containing protein: protein MSDATPLLALPLLQAAQAQKHVTHNEALLGLDTLVQLAVLDKDRLEPPASPAEGDRYLIAGASPSGAWTGWAGRIVRFQDGAWRSFVPRPGWFAWVTDEADLYTYTGGAWVGFRATLTALQNLARLGIGTTADAANPFAAKLNAALWTALARAEGGTGDLRYTLNKDAPANTLSLLFQSGWSGRAEIGLTGDDDLHLKVSADGSAWIEALRIDRSTGGLVAGPLAAGALTYGKASRLPAATNLDTLTTAGFYDGAQLVNAPTAEWWYIEVQTHSNSSLYALQRATRLNDAAARETWQRVRVAGRWSSWDRLWTSASFDPTTKMDKAGGSFTAGITVPGAVAVSGLAGEVAWADRWSGAARWVVYAAGGPLRVYRDDTGDLFWFTEAGFHPSADNAKASGLAPNRWSTVYAATGSINTSDAREKTGVAPLTEAELAWASDLAKEIGTFQFLSAIAEKGAEGARHHIGLTVQRAIALGQARGLDPFRYAFICYDKWDAEPEVSEPILGEDGEPSGETRVLSPARPAGDRYGFRPDQLALFIARGQEARLAALEARLS from the coding sequence ATGTCTGACGCAACGCCGCTGCTCGCGCTGCCGCTCCTGCAGGCGGCGCAGGCGCAGAAACACGTGACGCACAACGAGGCACTGCTCGGCCTCGACACGCTGGTGCAGCTCGCCGTCCTCGACAAGGACCGGCTCGAACCCCCGGCAAGCCCGGCCGAGGGCGACCGCTACCTGATCGCCGGAGCGAGCCCGAGCGGCGCGTGGACGGGATGGGCGGGGCGCATCGTCCGGTTTCAGGACGGCGCGTGGCGATCCTTCGTTCCGCGGCCCGGGTGGTTCGCCTGGGTCACCGATGAGGCGGACCTTTACACCTACACGGGCGGTGCGTGGGTCGGGTTCCGGGCCACGCTCACGGCGCTGCAGAACCTCGCCCGCCTCGGGATCGGCACCACGGCGGATGCCGCCAATCCGTTCGCGGCCAAGCTCAACGCGGCGCTGTGGACCGCGCTCGCCCGCGCCGAGGGCGGCACGGGCGACCTGCGCTACACCCTCAACAAGGACGCGCCCGCCAACACGCTCTCGCTGCTGTTCCAATCCGGCTGGTCCGGCCGGGCCGAGATCGGGCTGACCGGCGACGACGACCTGCACCTGAAGGTCTCGGCCGACGGCAGCGCCTGGATCGAGGCGCTGCGGATCGACCGCAGCACCGGCGGGCTCGTCGCCGGCCCGCTCGCGGCGGGCGCGCTGACGTACGGCAAGGCGAGCCGGCTCCCCGCCGCGACGAACCTCGACACGCTCACGACCGCGGGCTTCTACGACGGCGCGCAGCTCGTCAACGCGCCCACGGCCGAGTGGTGGTACATCGAGGTCCAGACCCACTCGAACAGCAGCCTCTACGCCCTGCAGCGGGCGACGCGGCTGAACGACGCCGCCGCGCGGGAGACCTGGCAGCGCGTCCGGGTCGCCGGCCGCTGGAGCAGCTGGGATCGCCTCTGGACCTCGGCCAGCTTCGATCCGACCACCAAGATGGACAAGGCGGGCGGCAGCTTCACGGCGGGCATCACCGTCCCCGGCGCCGTGGCCGTCAGCGGCCTTGCGGGCGAGGTGGCGTGGGCGGACCGCTGGAGCGGCGCCGCGCGCTGGGTGGTGTACGCGGCCGGCGGCCCGCTGCGGGTGTACCGGGACGACACCGGCGACCTGTTCTGGTTCACCGAGGCCGGGTTCCATCCGTCTGCCGACAACGCCAAAGCCAGCGGGCTCGCCCCGAACCGGTGGAGCACCGTCTACGCCGCGACCGGCTCGATCAACACCTCGGATGCCCGCGAGAAGACCGGGGTTGCGCCGCTGACCGAGGCGGAACTCGCGTGGGCGAGCGATCTCGCCAAGGAGATCGGCACCTTCCAGTTCCTCTCCGCAATTGCCGAGAAGGGCGCGGAGGGGGCGCGGCACCACATCGGCCTGACGGTGCAGCGGGCGATCGCGCTGGGGCAGGCGCGCGGCCTCGACCCGTTCCGCTACGCCTTCATCTGCTACGACAAGTGGGACGCCGAGCCCGAGGTCTCCGAGCCGATCCTCGGCGAGGACGGAGAGCCGAGCGGCGAGACCCGCGTGCTGTCGCCCGCCCGGCCGGCCGGCGACCGCTACGGCTTCCGGCCGGATCAGCTCGCGCTGTTCATCGCCCGCGGCCAGGAGGCCCGCTTGGCGGCGCTCGAAGCCCGCCTGAGCTGA